Within the Leptospira stimsonii genome, the region TTGGATCAAAACAGGAAGACTCGCGGGATCCTTTCTTTTTCCCAATTCGGAGATCGCTACTTGTTGAAGGGCTACGTTTTCCTTTTTAGCGAAGGTTTCCAGAATTTTCCGCGATTCTTCTCCTGGAATGGATGCGATCGCAGGGATTACAATCGAAGCAGAATTGGGTTTGTTCTCCACCAAACTTGTCAGAGTTGGAAGTGCTTTCGGGGAACGAAGCAATCCTAAAGACTCCACTGCCAAGGAAGAAAGTTTTGGATCCGCAGATTTGGAAGCGACGATCAAATCCTCCAAAGCATCGTCTGCCTGCAAGATTCCCAAGGCCCAGGCGGCTCCGTAACGACCTTCCCCATTCGATTCTTTCAAGACATTCAATAAAACTGGAACGCTTTTTTTGTCTCCCATATAACCGAGAGATTGGCCGATCACTTCCCGATCCGGAAGTTTAGAATCCGATAACTTCTTCTCGATCAAAATTCTGGCCGTTGTAAAATGAATTTTCCCTAAAACCAAAGATGCGGGCGCAGAAGAATCCGGATCGTTCTCTTCTAAAATTTTCAAAGTTAAAGGTCCGGTTTCAGAGGAAGGAATTTCCGAAAGAACATTTACCGCGCGAAATCGAATTTCCCGATTTTTATTTCTTAAAATCGGAACGACCGATTTGATCGCGGAAGAATCTTTGATTTCAATCAAGGCAAACATAGAATTCTCGCTTCCCTTGTCGAAGTCGCTCGCTAATCCTTTCACCAAAATAGGAATCGCATTCTTACTGGAAATTCTCCCTAAAGCCAAATAAGCCGCGGCCAAGGTGGGCGAAGGGTCCGTAGTTTTTGCAAGATCGATTAGAAAAGATTCCGCATTCCTAACTTTCAGTTTTCCTAATGCCATCGCATACGTTTTTGAAAACTCGGGGTTCTTGTTTTTTTTTGCTAAGTCAAGAATCGTATCTCCCAAAGATCGCGCATTGATTCTCACAAGAGTATCGACTGCAATCAAACGAAGGGTTGGATCCACGGACTGCAAGAAAGGAAGCACCGAAGATGCCGCTGAAGGATTTTCCATTCTGGAAATTGCCTCCATTACGATATCAGGAGTTACACCCGATTCCGGTTTGAAGAGACGAACAATTTCCGATAGTGAAGAATTATCTTTCCATGTTCCCAGAGCGATCGCCGCAGTTCCTTTTACCGCCGGGTTGCTATCGCTTTTAAGAAGATCCCGAATTTGATTCAAAGAAGCTTTATGATTTCTATTAGAAAGTTCTAAAATAGCTTGAGCTCTCAATTGCGGGTTTTGCGACTTGAGCTCGCTCAAAATTTGTTCCAATGGAATTTCTTTTCTTTCTTCCGCAACCGGAAGCATATCCGGTCTTGGCGGTCCACCACAGCTCAAAATAAAAATGAGAATGATTAGAAATAATTGCATGTTTTCTCCTTTATCCTAAACAATCGATTCTGTAAATAAATCGCCGATCAACGAGGAATCTGACTTTGAACCTGCTTTAGACCGGTAAGTTCCTTTTTCCAAAGGACAAGATCTTGATTTGCGGTCCCGATCTGGGATGGATCCAATTTTCCTTGTTGAATCGTATATTCGATTAATTGAATTCTAGACTCCAATTCTTCTATCTTGTAATTTACATAAGCAAGTTGTTCTTTGGGATTAACGCTGGCTTCCGAAGGCGCCTTCGGTTCATTTCCGGGTTCCGCATATTTCCCGAGCGATCTCGAAATCGCATTCTTCGCTTCGACACTGCCGATGCTATCCAATCGATCTCTCGCTTCCTTTTCTTCCGCTTCTGACAAAGCAGGTTTAAATTCGGATGGGATATAAATATTCTTCGGATAACGAACGATAAACTCGGACCATTCCTTTCGTATCTGTTCCTTTTCTTCCGGAGTTTTTCTCGGACGAAACGCTTCCGGCCAAAGTCTCTTCGCTTGAGCTTCCAATTCTGGATCTTCATTGAACGGATGCGGCGCGTCCGGAAAATACGGATCCATTTCGGAATAATATTTCGTTTTTAATACGGCTTCACTTTCTTCAACCATGGAAAGAGTATCCTTCTTTTTATCATCAGGCCAAAAAACGATAAATAAGATAAGAATGAATGCAAATAACATTGCGGCGAAAAAGATTTTCTTTCTAAATTCCATACCACTCACTTGAAATAAAAAACGCCGCCTTAAAAAGGCGACGTTTCAAATTCACTGTCTTCTTCCCCGTAAATCGAGGAGGAATTTTTGTTATACGAAGATTCCGATTACCCAAGAAATGAACTGTCCGAAAATCGTATCGGTCAGGAATTTCTTTAAGTCGATCGGATTTCTGTTTAGAGTATCGTAGTACCAAGCTGTGTATTCGCTAACTTGAGCAAGATTTAAGCCATAACGTGCGTTGATGACTTTGATCAGTTCGTTCGCGAATACAGAGTGACCGAACATGTTCGGGTGTACTCCGTCTAAACCAAAAACTCCTGGTTG harbors:
- a CDS encoding HEAT repeat domain-containing protein is translated as MLPVAEERKEIPLEQILSELKSQNPQLRAQAILELSNRNHKASLNQIRDLLKSDSNPAVKGTAAIALGTWKDNSSLSEIVRLFKPESGVTPDIVMEAISRMENPSAASSVLPFLQSVDPTLRLIAVDTLVRINARSLGDTILDLAKKNKNPEFSKTYAMALGKLKVRNAESFLIDLAKTTDPSPTLAAAYLALGRISSKNAIPILVKGLASDFDKGSENSMFALIEIKDSSAIKSVVPILRNKNREIRFRAVNVLSEIPSSETGPLTLKILEENDPDSSAPASLVLGKIHFTTARILIEKKLSDSKLPDREVIGQSLGYMGDKKSVPVLLNVLKESNGEGRYGAAWALGILQADDALEDLIVASKSADPKLSSLAVESLGLLRSPKALPTLTSLVENKPNSASIVIPAIASIPGEESRKILETFAKKENVALQQVAISELGKRKDPASLPVLIQILEENQASSSKLLMSSLSSITGKNFYSRNEWLNWYKLNSK